The DNA window TCACCCCTTCCTCTGTACGCAACCCCTTCCCCCCATGGCTACCCATTACGACTGTGTCATCATCGGCAGCGGGCCCGGCGGCTACGAAACAGCAGTGCGCGCCTCCCAGCTCGACATGAAGACTGCTATCGTCGAGAAAGATAAGCTCGGGGGTGTGTGCCTGAACGTCGGCTGCATTCCGACGAAGGCCCTTCTCAAAAGTGCCGAGGTGATGGCGGAGTCTTCCCACCTGTCCGACTTCGGGCTGGAACTGGACGGCTCGGTCTCTCCCAACTTTCCGAAAGTCATCGAGCGCAGCCGCGGCGCGGCCAACCAGATGAATCAGGGCGTGCAGTTCCTGATGAAGAAAAACGACATCGACGTGCTGTACGGCCGCGGACGGCTGGCCGACGACAGCACCGTCGAGATCGAACCATCGGTTAACATGGACGGGGAGGAGATCGGCGAGGAGCAAACGGTGACGGCCGACCACATCATCCTGGCCACCGGCGCACGCCCGAACGAGCTCCCCTTCCTCCCCATCGACGGCGAGAACGTAATTAGCTCCACGGAGGCGATGCTCCAAACCGAGCAGCCCGACTCGATGGTGATCGTCGGTGCCGGCGCCATCGGCGTCGAGTTTGCCTACTTCTACCACCACATGGGCACAGACGTGACGATCATCGAGGTGATGGACCGCATCGTGCCGAACGAGGACAAGGACGTGTCCAAAGAGCTGACGAAAGCCTACAAGCGAATGGGCATTGACGTGATGACGGGGGCCGGCGTACAGGGCGTCGACGACAGCGGATCGCCGCTCGAAGTGGAGGTCGATACGGGCGACGGCACCGAACACCTCGAATGCGACCAGGTCCTTTCTGCCGTGGGCGTCGTGGGCAATGTCGAAAACCTCGGCCTCGAAGAGGTGGGTGTCGAGACAGACGGCAACGACATCGTGGTGGACGACTACTACCGAACCAACGTGGATGGCGTGTACGCCATCGGCGACGTGACGGGCGCCCCCTGGCTCGCGCACAAGGCCAGCCACGAAGGCATCCTCTGCATCGAGAACATTGCGGGTCACGACGTGCGGCCGATCGACAAGAACGACATCCCGGCCTGCACCTACTGCCAGCCGCAGATCGCGTCCGTGGGCTATACCGAAGAGGAGGCGAAGGAGGAAGGCTACGACGTGAAGGTTGGCAAATTCCCGTTCAAGGCCAACGGCAAGGCCGCCGCGCTGGGTCACCAGGACGGCTTCGTCAAGACCATCTACGACGACAAGTACGGCGAATTCCTGGGCTGCCACATCATTGGCAACGACGCCACGGAGCTGATCGCGGAGGTCGTGGCCTCGCGCAAGCTGGAAACGACGGGCCACGAGATTATGGAGTCCATGCACCCGCACCCGACGCTCTCGGAGGCGGTGATGGAGGCCACCCGCTCCGCTTACGGCCAGCCGATTAATATCTAAGCTCTGTTCTGCTTCTCTTTCACGGCGCCGTTCCGTAATCGGAGCGGCGCCGTTTTCTTTTTGTGGGATTCCAAAAGAATGGTGCGGGTACATCCCCACTGCAGAACCGAGCAAACGACCGCGCTCATCAGAGACTCGTCCGCATGGGCTGGGGCCATTCGATCTCCACCCCTTGCCCTGTTAGAAACTGCTGAAACTGATCCAATACCGCTTCTCGCTCCCGCACCTCTTTTAGCCGTCTCTCCTCCTCGATGCAAAACGACGCAAGCAGCCCTGCAGACTCTCCGATATTCCACTCCACCGGATGGAGGCGATAGCAGCCATTTGCGATGTGGGTGACCCCAATGTTTTTGCAGGCTGGGATCAGGTTCTTCGTCTTTACCGG is part of the Salinibacter sp. 10B genome and encodes:
- the lpdA gene encoding dihydrolipoyl dehydrogenase, which encodes MATHYDCVIIGSGPGGYETAVRASQLDMKTAIVEKDKLGGVCLNVGCIPTKALLKSAEVMAESSHLSDFGLELDGSVSPNFPKVIERSRGAANQMNQGVQFLMKKNDIDVLYGRGRLADDSTVEIEPSVNMDGEEIGEEQTVTADHIILATGARPNELPFLPIDGENVISSTEAMLQTEQPDSMVIVGAGAIGVEFAYFYHHMGTDVTIIEVMDRIVPNEDKDVSKELTKAYKRMGIDVMTGAGVQGVDDSGSPLEVEVDTGDGTEHLECDQVLSAVGVVGNVENLGLEEVGVETDGNDIVVDDYYRTNVDGVYAIGDVTGAPWLAHKASHEGILCIENIAGHDVRPIDKNDIPACTYCQPQIASVGYTEEEAKEEGYDVKVGKFPFKANGKAAALGHQDGFVKTIYDDKYGEFLGCHIIGNDATELIAEVVASRKLETTGHEIMESMHPHPTLSEAVMEATRSAYGQPINI